One region of Pseudomonas glycinae genomic DNA includes:
- a CDS encoding HD domain-containing phosphohydrolase, with protein sequence MPSPLRPEQRRFPLHVHISVMFTFLLLLTGVVLGLFNYRQTTQIILSSSEKLFNRIEQDVRLDLQATYAPIRHLLSLLAETPAARSSGLEARLALLKPFSQSLTDNPDLASLYLGYGNGDFFMVRPLRTSALKTLLKAPDSASFQVWSIEHDASGQTHSQSLFFDQALSPVGRQDNPDDPYDPRSRAWYINARQQTEQITTEPYVFFSTHNVGTTLARRSGDDAVIGADLTLDALSATLIKHVVTPATQIVLFDADGNAVAYPDSSRLIVDDRTARLAKAADLSPALDALLSGHQGNRLKADGRLWIVARSQLQEGGPKGLQMALLVPEDELLVDAYRMRWQGALITLATLLLCLPLGWLISRILVKPLHALVKEADAIRSFDFNFPMTRRSLVLEIDQLSLSMARMKDTLASFFRITDSLTAETRFEPLLQRALFETVQIAQAQAGLIYLRENDGNRMEPYGLVVDGASQALTAFDIQGRNLDATQGPEWFRQLASADTVVSNLGFEQATDLRKVLLAMASPRVHLIGIRLHNRHNETVGLLVLLINDSGTASDLEKLRPDRIAFLQAVSGAAAVSIESQRLQARQKQLLDAFIQLLAGAIDAKSPYTGGHCQRVPELTLMLAQAAAASQAPAFSAYQPNEDEWEALHIAAWLHDCGKVTTPEYVVDKATKLETLNDRLHEIRTRFEVLKRDAWVSYWQALAMGGEAQQLADLRDATLTALDDDFAFVAHCNLGSEAMAEADLQRLQGIARRTWTRTLDDRLGLSWEENRRQARTPAPPLPVTEPLLADKPEHLLERAEGELIPEDNPWGFKLDVPPYKYNRGELYNLSIPRGTLTREERYIINHHMVQTILMLSHLPFPGHLNSVAEIAGGHHEKMDGTGYPKRLKREDMSLPARMMAIADIFEALTAADRPYKKAKSLSEALGIMATMCREAHIDAELFGLFIRDGVYLQYATRFLDPRQIDAVDPAAVLLKAGLAA encoded by the coding sequence ATGCCCAGCCCACTGCGCCCGGAACAACGCCGGTTTCCGCTGCACGTGCATATCAGCGTCATGTTCACCTTTCTGCTGTTGCTCACCGGAGTGGTGCTGGGTCTGTTCAACTATCGGCAGACCACGCAGATCATCCTGTCGAGCAGCGAAAAGCTGTTCAACCGCATCGAGCAGGATGTGCGCCTCGATCTGCAGGCCACTTACGCACCGATCCGACACCTGCTGAGCCTGCTGGCGGAGACCCCCGCCGCCCGCTCTTCCGGCCTCGAAGCGCGCCTGGCGTTGCTCAAGCCGTTCAGCCAGTCCCTGACGGACAATCCGGATCTGGCCTCGCTGTACCTGGGGTATGGCAACGGCGATTTCTTCATGGTCCGTCCGTTGCGCACATCAGCGCTGAAAACCCTGCTCAAGGCGCCGGACTCGGCGTCCTTTCAGGTCTGGAGTATCGAGCACGACGCCAGCGGCCAGACGCATTCACAGTCGTTGTTCTTCGACCAGGCACTGTCCCCGGTCGGCCGGCAGGACAACCCCGACGACCCTTATGATCCCCGCAGCCGGGCGTGGTACATCAACGCGCGGCAACAGACCGAACAGATCACCACCGAACCCTACGTCTTTTTCTCCACCCACAACGTTGGCACGACGCTGGCGAGGCGCAGCGGTGATGACGCGGTGATCGGCGCCGACCTGACCCTCGACGCACTCTCCGCAACCCTGATCAAGCACGTGGTGACACCGGCCACGCAAATCGTCCTGTTCGACGCCGATGGCAACGCCGTGGCTTACCCCGACAGTAGCCGACTGATCGTCGATGACCGAACGGCGCGTCTGGCCAAGGCTGCCGACTTGAGCCCCGCCCTTGACGCCTTGTTGTCCGGCCATCAGGGCAATCGGCTCAAAGCCGACGGCCGGCTATGGATCGTCGCCCGCAGCCAGTTGCAGGAAGGAGGACCGAAAGGTTTGCAGATGGCGTTGCTGGTGCCGGAGGACGAGTTACTGGTCGACGCCTATCGCATGCGCTGGCAAGGCGCACTGATCACATTGGCCACCCTGCTGCTCTGTCTGCCGCTGGGCTGGCTGATCTCGCGAATTCTGGTCAAGCCGCTGCATGCGCTGGTCAAGGAAGCCGATGCGATCCGCAGTTTCGACTTCAACTTTCCCATGACCCGTCGATCGCTGGTACTGGAGATTGACCAGTTGAGCCTGTCGATGGCGCGCATGAAAGACACCCTGGCCAGTTTCTTTCGGATCACCGACAGCCTGACGGCGGAAACCCGCTTCGAACCGCTGCTGCAGCGGGCGCTGTTCGAGACCGTGCAGATCGCCCAGGCTCAGGCGGGCCTGATCTATCTGCGGGAAAATGACGGCAATCGCATGGAGCCCTACGGGCTGGTGGTCGATGGCGCCTCTCAAGCCCTGACCGCGTTCGACATTCAGGGACGCAACCTTGACGCTACTCAGGGGCCCGAATGGTTTCGGCAATTGGCGAGCGCCGACACAGTCGTGAGCAATCTGGGCTTCGAACAGGCCACCGATCTGCGCAAAGTGCTGCTGGCCATGGCGTCACCGAGGGTTCATCTGATCGGTATCCGTTTGCATAACCGGCACAACGAAACCGTCGGCCTGCTGGTGCTGCTGATCAATGACAGCGGCACGGCGAGTGATCTGGAAAAGCTGCGGCCCGACCGTATCGCCTTCCTGCAAGCAGTGTCCGGGGCGGCGGCGGTGAGTATCGAGAGCCAGCGCCTGCAAGCCCGGCAGAAACAACTGCTGGACGCGTTCATTCAATTGCTGGCCGGCGCCATCGATGCCAAGAGCCCTTATACCGGCGGGCATTGTCAGCGCGTGCCGGAACTGACCCTGATGCTCGCCCAGGCCGCTGCAGCCAGTCAGGCGCCGGCCTTCAGCGCTTACCAGCCGAACGAAGATGAATGGGAGGCCTTGCACATCGCCGCCTGGCTGCACGATTGCGGCAAAGTCACGACCCCGGAATACGTGGTCGACAAAGCCACCAAACTGGAAACCCTGAACGATCGCCTGCACGAAATCCGCACTCGCTTCGAAGTGCTCAAGCGCGACGCCTGGGTCAGCTACTGGCAAGCCTTGGCGATGGGCGGCGAAGCGCAGCAACTGGCCGACCTGCGTGACGCAACCCTGACAGCGCTGGATGACGATTTTGCATTCGTCGCCCACTGCAATCTGGGCAGTGAAGCGATGGCCGAGGCCGACCTGCAACGTCTGCAAGGCATCGCCCGACGTACCTGGACGCGCACGCTGGATGATCGGCTGGGCCTGTCATGGGAGGAGAACCGGCGTCAGGCACGCACCCCGGCACCGCCCTTGCCGGTCACCGAACCATTGCTGGCAGACAAGCCGGAGCATCTGCTGGAGCGCGCCGAAGGTGAGTTGATTCCAGAGGACAATCCGTGGGGCTTCAAGCTCGACGTGCCGCCCTATAAATACAATCGCGGCGAACTGTACAACCTGAGCATCCCCCGGGGCACGCTGACCCGCGAAGAACGCTACATCATCAACCACCACATGGTGCAGACGATCCTGATGCTCAGTCACCTGCCCTTCCCCGGGCATCTGAACAGCGTCGCGGAAATCGCCGGCGGGCATCACGAAAAAATGGATGGCACCGGTTATCCCAAGCGCCTGAAACGCGAGGACATGAGCCTGCCGGCGCGCATGATGGCGATTGCCGACATCTTCGAAGCCCTGACCGCCGCCGACCGCCCGTACAAAAAGGCCAAGTCCCTCAGTGAAGCGCTGGGGATCATGGCCACCATGTGCCGCGAAGCGCACATCGATGCCGAGCTGTTCGGGCTGTTCATCCGCGATGGCGTGTATCTGCAGTACGCCACGCGGTTTCTCGATCCACGGCAGATCGATGCCGTGGATCCGGCGGCCGTGCTGCTCAAGGCGGGCCTGGCGGCGTGA
- a CDS encoding GAF domain-containing protein produces the protein MIDLQQSGQGLEGYGMLAAQLESLLADERDFIANAAQFSAFLFNQLDDLNWAGFYLNRNEELVLGPFQGQIACVRIPFGRGVCGAAAASLQTQRVEDVHAFPGHIACDSASNSELVVPLVKDGRLIGVLDLDSPKLARFGADDQAGIEQLAAIFLRLTDC, from the coding sequence ATGATTGATTTGCAACAGAGCGGCCAGGGCCTCGAAGGCTATGGCATGTTGGCCGCACAACTGGAGTCGCTGCTGGCGGACGAGCGCGATTTCATCGCCAACGCCGCGCAGTTTTCGGCGTTTCTGTTCAACCAGCTCGATGATCTGAACTGGGCCGGTTTCTACCTCAATCGCAACGAGGAGCTGGTGCTCGGTCCGTTCCAGGGCCAGATCGCCTGCGTGCGCATTCCGTTCGGACGCGGCGTGTGCGGCGCGGCAGCTGCCAGTTTGCAAACGCAACGGGTTGAAGACGTTCACGCGTTCCCCGGCCATATCGCCTGCGACAGCGCGTCGAACAGCGAGCTGGTGGTCCCGTTGGTCAAGGACGGTCGCCTGATCGGCGTGCTCGACCTCGACAGCCCGAAGCTCGCGCGTTTCGGTGCAGACGATCAGGCCGGGATCGAGCAACTGGCGGCGATCTTCCTGCGCCTGACCGACTGCTGA
- a CDS encoding ATP-binding protein, translating into MDSRLNAFLERAESVLARIEPLLPAPRPVIDWGTCLAARWQRDGRSGYLLPLEVSLDMRLSDLIGVDRQLEQLGRNTQQFLDGMPANHALLWGSRGTGKSSLVRALLAEHAKAGLRLIEIERDHLADLPRVVEQIAKLPQRFVLFCDDLSFESGEGDYRVLKSVLDGSLEQAPDNVLLYATSNRRHLVPEKESDNENWKRVDGELHPSEAVEDKIALSDRFGLWLSFYPFTQEHFLNVVEHWIGQLAAKAGLDWQRDEQLDILAVRWATGRGNRNGRCAYQFARYWVGLKLLEHKA; encoded by the coding sequence GTGGATTCCCGATTGAATGCTTTTCTTGAGCGCGCCGAGTCGGTTCTGGCGCGGATCGAACCGCTGCTGCCGGCTCCACGCCCGGTCATCGACTGGGGCACCTGCCTCGCCGCACGCTGGCAGCGTGACGGGCGCAGCGGTTATCTGCTGCCGCTGGAAGTCAGCCTCGACATGCGTCTGTCGGACCTGATAGGCGTCGACCGCCAGCTGGAGCAACTGGGCCGCAACACTCAGCAATTTCTCGACGGCATGCCGGCCAACCATGCGCTGCTCTGGGGTTCGCGCGGCACCGGTAAATCGTCGCTGGTGCGCGCGCTGCTGGCTGAACACGCCAAGGCCGGTTTGCGTCTGATCGAAATCGAGCGCGATCATCTGGCGGACCTGCCACGGGTGGTGGAGCAGATCGCCAAGCTGCCGCAGCGCTTTGTGCTGTTCTGCGACGACCTCTCGTTCGAGTCCGGCGAAGGCGACTACCGCGTACTGAAAAGCGTGCTGGACGGCTCGCTCGAACAGGCGCCGGACAACGTGTTGCTGTACGCCACCTCCAACCGTCGCCATCTGGTGCCGGAAAAGGAAAGCGACAACGAAAACTGGAAGCGCGTCGATGGTGAGCTGCATCCGAGCGAAGCGGTGGAAGACAAGATCGCGCTGTCGGATCGCTTCGGCCTGTGGCTGTCGTTCTATCCGTTTACCCAGGAGCATTTCCTCAACGTCGTCGAGCACTGGATCGGCCAGTTGGCCGCCAAGGCCGGTCTGGACTGGCAGCGCGACGAACAACTGGACATCCTCGCCGTGCGCTGGGCAACCGGCCGTGGCAACCGCAACGGACGTTGCGCGTACCAATTCGCCCGTTACTGGGTGGGACTGAAATTGTTGGAGCACAAGGCATGA
- a CDS encoding hybrid sensor histidine kinase/response regulator, translated as MDIKFTHRLSYKQARLTVLVGFILGTLLSLLQIGIDYASEDASINREILSLLEISHNPASRIAYNIDAELAQELTLGLLRSPAIISARLTDNNQTVLASVKRPELQSGYRMISDFLFGAKRQFEDRLYLDHLPNESLGTLSLEVDTFAFGSRFLRRAEVTLLNGFARSLILTGILLALFYVMLTKPLVRVIRELSGRDPRSAEPTTLECPGGHANDEIGVLVKVANQQFENIATEIQQRRNAENRLTDYLAQLEDIVSARTAELKAINARLSQSNQELEVARSTALDMAEARSAFLANMSHEIRTPLNGLLGMIALSLDGPLNAEQQQQLSIAHDSGKVLVELLNDILDLSKFDAGQLELEHIPFDLGSLIEDTANLLSQNAAPSVELTCLIDPYFPALVLGDPTRVRQIVSNLLSNALKFTRFGRVDVRLSTWKDGVRIEVCDTGIGIAQEAQVKIFQPFTQAGAGITRQYGGTGLGLALTYNLCEAMQGRLTISSEVGFGSQFCAELPLPCHTRAVIPPPLHGKVLAITNAVSGLAELLESLLPVWGLTYEQRTLDDPLLGLSPDVIITDCPECLFGLRPAMTAPILLVTAYGSFMPGEEATALAPLQQQARPLARNALYQNLRRTLQPDLTTIDRARLESVPSQRRGRVLLVEDNPVNQLVAKGMLGKLGCDVVVAAHGVEALDQLEHDEFDLVLMDCNMPVMDGYEASRQIRQSGRWPHLPIVALTANAMSEERERCRAAGMSDYLAKPFRREELAALLDQWIPTTTVL; from the coding sequence ATGGATATCAAATTCACCCACCGGCTGTCGTACAAACAGGCGCGGCTTACCGTGCTGGTCGGGTTCATTCTGGGCACGCTGCTCAGCCTGCTGCAAATCGGCATCGATTATGCCAGTGAAGACGCGTCCATCAATCGTGAAATCCTGTCTTTGCTGGAAATCAGCCATAACCCGGCCTCACGCATCGCCTACAACATCGATGCCGAACTGGCGCAGGAACTGACCCTGGGCCTGCTGCGTTCGCCGGCCATCATTTCCGCAAGACTCACCGATAACAACCAGACGGTATTGGCCAGCGTCAAACGCCCGGAGCTGCAAAGCGGCTACCGGATGATCAGCGACTTCCTGTTCGGCGCCAAACGTCAGTTCGAAGACCGTCTTTATCTCGATCACTTGCCCAACGAATCCCTCGGCACCCTGAGCCTGGAAGTCGATACCTTCGCCTTTGGCAGCCGCTTTCTGCGCCGCGCGGAAGTCACGCTGCTCAACGGTTTCGCCCGCAGCCTGATCCTGACCGGGATCCTGCTCGCGCTGTTCTACGTGATGCTCACCAAACCCCTGGTGCGAGTGATCCGTGAACTCAGCGGCCGCGACCCGCGCAGTGCCGAGCCGACCACCCTGGAATGTCCGGGTGGGCACGCCAATGACGAGATCGGCGTGCTGGTCAAGGTTGCCAATCAGCAGTTCGAGAACATCGCCACGGAAATCCAGCAACGGCGCAATGCAGAAAACCGTCTCACCGACTACCTCGCACAACTCGAAGACATCGTCTCGGCGCGTACCGCCGAGCTCAAGGCGATCAACGCGCGACTCAGCCAGTCCAACCAGGAACTGGAAGTGGCCCGCAGCACGGCACTGGACATGGCCGAGGCTCGCTCGGCATTCCTCGCCAACATGAGCCACGAGATCCGTACCCCGCTCAACGGCTTGCTGGGAATGATCGCTCTGTCGCTCGATGGTCCGCTCAACGCCGAACAGCAGCAACAACTGTCCATCGCCCACGACTCCGGCAAGGTATTGGTGGAATTGCTCAACGACATTCTCGACCTGTCCAAATTCGATGCCGGGCAGCTGGAGCTCGAACACATTCCCTTCGATCTCGGCTCACTGATCGAAGACACCGCCAACCTGCTGTCGCAGAACGCGGCGCCGAGTGTCGAGCTGACCTGCCTGATCGATCCGTACTTCCCGGCGCTGGTGCTTGGCGATCCGACCCGGGTCAGGCAGATCGTCAGCAACCTGCTGTCCAATGCCCTGAAATTCACTCGTTTCGGCCGGGTCGATGTGCGTTTGTCCACCTGGAAGGACGGTGTCCGGATCGAGGTCTGCGACACCGGCATCGGCATCGCCCAGGAAGCGCAGGTAAAGATTTTCCAGCCGTTTACCCAGGCGGGTGCCGGGATCACTCGCCAGTACGGCGGCACCGGGCTCGGTCTGGCACTGACCTACAACCTGTGCGAAGCCATGCAGGGGCGTCTGACCATCAGTTCCGAAGTGGGTTTCGGCAGTCAGTTCTGCGCTGAGCTGCCACTGCCCTGCCACACCCGCGCGGTGATTCCACCCCCGTTGCACGGAAAAGTGCTGGCGATCACCAACGCGGTCAGCGGGCTGGCGGAGCTGCTGGAAAGCCTGCTGCCGGTCTGGGGATTGACCTACGAGCAGCGAACCCTGGACGACCCGCTGCTCGGCCTCTCCCCCGACGTCATCATCACCGACTGCCCCGAATGCCTGTTCGGTCTGCGTCCGGCGATGACGGCGCCGATTCTGCTGGTGACGGCTTATGGCAGTTTCATGCCGGGTGAAGAAGCCACTGCCCTTGCCCCATTGCAGCAGCAGGCTAGACCGCTGGCCCGCAACGCGCTGTATCAGAATCTGCGTCGGACACTGCAGCCGGACCTCACCACCATCGACCGCGCACGCCTCGAAAGCGTGCCGTCGCAGCGGCGCGGTCGGGTACTGCTGGTGGAGGACAACCCGGTCAATCAACTGGTGGCCAAGGGCATGCTGGGGAAACTCGGGTGCGATGTCGTGGTTGCTGCCCACGGTGTGGAAGCGCTGGATCAGTTGGAACACGACGAATTCGATCTGGTGCTGATGGACTGCAACATGCCGGTGATGGACGGCTACGAAGCCAGCCGTCAGATTCGCCAGAGCGGACGCTGGCCGCATCTGCCGATTGTCGCCCTGACCGCCAACGCCATGTCCGAGGAACGCGAACGCTGCCGGGCGGCGGGCATGAGCGACTATCTGGCCAAGCCGTTCCGTCGTGAAGAACTGGCGGCGTTGCTGGACCAGTGGATTCCGACTACGACAGTGCTTTGA
- a CDS encoding MarR family winged helix-turn-helix transcriptional regulator yields MNNLSADSLKLDSQLCFKLYAASRAVIRAYKPMLDQLGLTYPQYLAMLVLWEWQQTAPEQPTVKALGERLALDSGTLTPLLKRLEQLQLVQRQRSARDEREVHLSLTQQGQALREQVGPLKARLLCDSGVDLDRLNDLRSGLDHLLGQIKALS; encoded by the coding sequence ATGAACAACCTGTCCGCCGATTCGCTGAAGCTCGACAGTCAGCTGTGCTTCAAGTTGTACGCCGCGTCGCGGGCGGTGATCCGTGCCTACAAGCCGATGCTCGATCAGCTCGGCCTGACCTATCCGCAATATCTGGCAATGCTGGTGTTGTGGGAATGGCAGCAAACTGCGCCGGAGCAACCGACAGTCAAGGCGCTGGGTGAGCGTCTGGCACTGGACTCCGGCACGCTGACGCCGCTGCTCAAGCGATTGGAGCAACTGCAACTGGTTCAGCGTCAGCGCTCGGCCCGGGACGAGCGTGAAGTTCATCTGAGCCTTACGCAGCAAGGGCAGGCGCTGCGTGAACAGGTCGGGCCGTTGAAGGCGCGGCTGTTGTGCGACAGCGGGGTTGATCTGGACCGGCTCAATGACTTGCGTAGCGGTCTTGATCACTTGCTGGGGCAGATCAAAGCACTGTCGTAG
- a CDS encoding glutathione peroxidase — MSDNLLNIPCTTIKGEQKTLADFAGKAVLVVNTASKCGFTPQYKGLEELWQTYKDQGLVVLGFPCNQFGKQEPGNEGAISEFCELNYGVSFPLFKKVEVNGTGAHPLFVQLKKRAPGVLGSQGIKWNFTKFLIGKDGQLVKRFAPATKPQDLSREIEALLK; from the coding sequence ATGAGCGACAACCTGCTGAATATCCCGTGCACCACCATCAAAGGCGAGCAAAAGACCCTTGCCGATTTCGCCGGCAAGGCAGTGCTGGTGGTCAATACCGCCAGCAAATGCGGTTTCACGCCGCAGTACAAAGGCCTCGAGGAACTGTGGCAGACCTACAAGGATCAGGGCCTGGTGGTGTTGGGCTTTCCTTGCAATCAGTTCGGCAAGCAGGAGCCGGGGAACGAAGGCGCCATCAGCGAGTTCTGCGAGCTGAACTACGGTGTCAGCTTCCCGCTGTTCAAGAAGGTCGAAGTCAACGGTACCGGGGCGCACCCGCTGTTCGTGCAGTTGAAGAAGCGCGCGCCAGGCGTGCTGGGCTCCCAGGGCATCAAGTGGAACTTCACCAAATTCCTGATCGGCAAGGACGGCCAGCTGGTCAAGCGCTTCGCCCCGGCCACCAAGCCGCAGGATCTGAGCCGTGAGATCGAAGCCCTGCTCAAATGA
- the msrB gene encoding peptide-methionine (R)-S-oxide reductase MsrB, with product MEKIEKTLEEWRAMLDPEQYNVCRLSATERPFSGKYNATKTDGVYHCVCCNEPLFDSKTKFDSGCGWPSFYAPIGESAMTEIRDTSHGMIRTEVKCAKCDAHLGHVFPDGPPPTGLRYCINSVCLDLVPRE from the coding sequence ATGGAAAAGATTGAAAAGACCCTGGAAGAATGGCGGGCGATGCTCGACCCCGAGCAATACAACGTGTGTCGTCTCAGTGCTACCGAGCGACCGTTCTCGGGTAAATACAACGCCACCAAGACTGACGGTGTCTATCACTGCGTCTGCTGCAACGAGCCGTTGTTTGATTCCAAAACCAAATTCGATTCCGGTTGCGGCTGGCCAAGCTTCTACGCGCCGATCGGCGAGAGCGCCATGACCGAAATCCGTGACACCAGCCACGGCATGATCCGCACCGAAGTGAAGTGCGCCAAGTGCGATGCGCATCTGGGTCACGTCTTCCCTGATGGCCCTCCACCGACTGGCCTGCGCTATTGCATCAACTCGGTGTGCCTGGACCTCGTGCCGCGCGAGTAG